Genomic window (Candidatus Nitrosocosmicus franklandus):
TTTAGCTTAAAATTGTAATTTAAAGTCTTTGACGATTCTTTTATCTTTCTCTTGTACCATTGCCTTAGCTCATCTCGAAATAATTTAGAACTCAACTTAGGAACAAGTTTACTAAAGTTGTATAACATAGATGAAACAAGTTCAAAGTTACTAACTTCCTGATTATGATTACTTGACTTTAAGGTTGCTATGTCGTAGTTAATAGTTATTGCTGATGGTGATTTATCTATGATTTGACTTTTAGTAATTTCAAGATCATTATTTGAATTAATACCCATGCCAATAATTACCCGAGTCAACGTACCTCTTTGAATTTCAGTGTCCACAAGAATCCCAGCTACTTTTTTACCATCTACGAGTATATCGTTTGGCCATTTAATTTGAGGGTATATACCAAGATAAGAGCGGATTGATTCCGAAATAACATATATGGTGAGAATTAGCATGGTGAATATTTCAGCTGTTTCTAATCCACTCTCAAAGGCCAATGACATCCAAATTCCGCCCTTCGGTGAAGCCCAATTAGCACCTCTTCTCCCTCGGCCTCCAGTTTGAATATCAGTCATAACAACAAATGGTATGGTCGTATCAGGTTGTTTGCTCAGCACTTGAGCATAATCTTGTGTAGATGACAGAGAATCAAAAAAGTAAAAATTTTTAAAAATAAGTTGATCTGGAAACTTGTTAACGACATTAGATATGAATTCTACTTTTTTTTCATTGGAGCATTGTATTTTAATCACGAAGATCATCTCACCACGTCGATATTGTTCAAGATTACTATAATAATTCCAAGTATTAATGCCACTCCAAATAAGCGTGAAAACAAGACAGCATTGCGCATTATCAAAACATAATTCAAACTTTCATCATCACCTTTCATGCTGACTAGATATCTTTTGAAGTCTACCAATATTTTCAATGCCAATGGCAATACTAAGATAACAGGAAGAATTGAAAGAATATTGCCATCTAGTTCATTAAAAAAAAGTAATGCAGACAAATAAGTCAACATGATCAAACCCATAACAAAATAAAACTTGGCCTGGCTGTCATACACATCCAAAATTATGGCCAAGGTCCTTCTACCTCCTTCTCTGTCTGCCTTTATATCGGGTATTGAATTAATAAACAAGACCATTGACGAAAGTAGGCCTGCAACAACTCCCAAACCAATTGATTCCACCGATACTAAAGATGTTTGGATATAAAAGGTTCCTATAACTATTAACGTTCCTTTAATACCTACAAATAGCTCGCCCAAACCCAGATCTACTAGTTTTGTAGAATAGAGTACAATTGAGATTGCGGCAAAACAAAGAATAATACCAATAATGTATCCTTTTAAGATGACAAATAATCCCCCTATTGTCAAACCTATCAATAGAAATACGATACCTGCTAAGTAAACACTTCTGGGAGTTAACAACCCTTCCGGTAATACTCCTGTCCCACCACTAAATTTCGTTTTCTTTGTCCTTAAATCAATTCCTCGTTTGAAATCAAAATAGTCATTTAATAGATCAACACTACTATGAAGGCAAAATACTCCTAAATAGATTAAAACAGAATTTAAAATACTGAACTGGGATGGATTTGCCCAAATAGCCAAGGCTAGGCCGCAAGAAACCCCAATAGCAGATGCAGCTAAAAATCTATAACGTATTGCTCTAAGCCAAACATTTAATTGAAAATTCAATGCACAACACTCTCGCAATCATACTCACTTTCACTTTCACTTTCACTTGCATCCTGACATTTGTATATACAGTATCACAGTAGTCGTCATCTATCTAAATTGATTTTTTCTTACAGATTCAAATCTATTCAAAACATCTTCGAACTCGGAATGAGTTAGTGTAGGGTACCTTGAGATTAAAATATTTTGATTTGTATGGTCACTACTTTTCTGACCTACAAGGGGTGCTACAATGCCTGGAGTGGAACGCACAAATTGCAACAATCTAAGTGACTCGTATGGTAAGTTAGAGAGAAATCTATCGTTTATTTTTAAGATTAGGAGCTTGCCTTGAAACAAGGGGATACTTGTAAATACGTGAATACCTAAACGATTTGCTGCTTCCAAGATTGAGACATCTTCGGAAGATTCCTCAACTTTTTGATTTCTATATGTAAAAGCCTCTGTCATAAGGGAATTATAAGGTAATTGTATGAACTTGAATCCATTGTCTGTTCCCCCAACTTCGTTTGCAATCTTTACTACGTCTCTTAAAGAAAGGTAATTTGGGTTTCTTGGTTGAGCAGTAAAACAATTCCAAGTTGCCATACCATAATACCGAATTTTACCTCTCTTCCGGTACTCTTCATAAACCTTGAAAACCTTTGAAAGCATCTCATTGTATGTTTCTTTTTCTACCTGATCGTACCAGCTCTCAAAAGAATTATGGATGTACACCAAATCAATTGATTCAAGACCCATATTGCATAAGGACCTATCAATACAATTTGCTATGTAATCAGGATTCATAATATTATAAGAGGGGCTTATATCACCATAATCGACAATATTTCTATCTATATACATCACTTTTAGATACGACTCGATGTCTACATGATTATAGTCACCATCATTAGTAAAATATCCGTTTTTTGTGCAAATAAACAGCTCATTTCTTTGAACAATTCCTTCCTTCATGAGTCTATCAACTGCACGACCGATACTCTTTTCAGAAAGCATCGAGCGATAGTTTAATGCCGTATCGATAACGTTTATGCAACCTTCCTTCACGCTCTTGTAGAGTGAAGATTCCAGATTCTCGTTATCCGTTGAGGAAAGGTTCCCCAAATATGTTCCCATTCCAAGAGATGAAAGATATAAATCCTCTACAAGTTTAAAATGAGACTCATGTACACCTTTTCGAATAGCCCTGTCTTTAAAAGTCGTCGTACCCAAGGAAGTAGAGTGACCAGGATAGAATTTCTTATCAAACGACACTAGATAAATAAATTAGAATATGGATTTATAACTAACTATCTAGTAGGGTAAAATTTGAGCCAACCGAATCTATTGTTTTTCTAACTCAATAATAAAATCTGTTGGGTTCAATTCTATTCCACAGTTAGAACACCTGTTCATGGTATTTCTCAAAACATCTCTTATAGGTTTGACATTTATCATGTGTTTTATTTTGCTATTGCATTTATAACAATAAATTTCAATGATAGGACAAGACATCACTGATTCTATTTTTATTGGCTATAAATTAAATGATGGTAAAAGATCATTGACATAAAACTAAATTCTCTTATAGAGCAATCACCTTTAGGAAATATTAAATATCCATTTAATTTCTTGTCAATTGTGCCAGTAGATCCTGTGTGCGGAATTGAACTAGCCGAAGACTTGGCCACTGTTTTGGAGTTTAATGGTAAGAAATTTTACTTTTGTTGCGAGGGATGTAAGAGAATTTTCCAAAAAAAGCCAAAGAAATATTCAAAGTAATAGAACTTTAATAACGCTCATTTCAAGATAAGTTATGAAAGCTGCAGTTCTCGAGAAAAGTAAGGTTGTAGTAAAAGATATTAATTTGCCAAAAATTGGCAAAAAGGAAATATTGATAAGGATGAAAGCCTGTGGGATTTGTGGTTCAGATTTAGAAAAGGTTTTTGGAAGGTATGGTATGAAATCGTCGAGAATCGGACATGAACCTGTGGGGCAGGTTATGAAAGTGGGCCGGGAAATATCCAATTTTAAAAAAGGAGACAGGGTGTTTGTTCATCATCACGTACCATGTTATTCATGTAGATTTTGCTATAGTGGAGATTATACAATGTGTGACATTTATCAAAAGAGTAACATTGAACCTTGTGGATTATCAGAATTCATTCTTGTTCCTGAATTGAACGTAGTAAAAGGAGGTGTCGTAAAGATCCCCGATGGAATTACTTACGAACATGCTGCTCTCATAGAACCAGTTGCCTGCTGCTTGCGCTCTCTTGATAAGATCGATATAAAAAAATCAGATTCTATATCTATTTTTGGAGCTGGACCTACGGGCCTGATGCATCTGATTTTATTAAAGTGTTCAGGTGTTTCAAAGATTATTGTTGTGGATGTAAACGACTTTAGACTGGACTTTGCCAAAAGAATAGATCCAAACATAACTACTATTGATGTCGGTGCAATGGATGATGAACACTTTCAGAAGAAAATGGAATCAATTGTTGGGAAGGATGGTGTTGACAAATCAATCATTTGTACAAGTAGCAAGTCGGCTTTCATTAATTCACTTGAAATAACTCGACGTGGGGGAACTATTTCGTTATTTGGAGTTCCTCCTAAGGACAAAGGATATGATATAGATTTAAACAAAATATATTCTAAAGAATTAAAAATAATCCCCAGTTATGCAACGTCAGAAAAAGAAATTCATCAGGTCATAAGGTTGATGGAAAACGATATTATTAACTTGGAACCCTTAATTACTCACAAGTTCAGTTTGGCCGAATCTGAAAAGGCCTTTTTGTGTGCTCACAAAGGAAATGATTCTATGAAAATCATCATTACAACTGAATAAAATTTACCAAAATTTTTATAGCTTTTAAATAATTAACTAGAGCAGATAGGTAGATATTTGAAATGGACTGGGGAATGAAAAACAGATTTTCACAAATAATAAAGCCCGAAGATGGACGGTGTGTCATGCTTGCAGTTGACCATGGATATTTTTTGGGACCCACAGAAAGACTCGAAAATCCGAGGGAAACTATTAGACCACTTTTGAATCTTGCAGACTCGTTAATGTTGACCAGAGGAGTACTTCGATCATCAGTTACTCCTGAAAGTAACACACCTATTGTGTTAAGGGTATCAGGTGGCTCCAGTATAATAGGAGAAGATCTTTCTAAGGAAACAATTACTACTTCCATCGATGAAGCAATAAGACTTAATGCTTCTTGTCTAGCATTGTCGATCTTTGTCGGTAGCAAATATGAATATCAGACTCTAAAGAATCTTGCAAAACTCGTAAACGAAGGTGAGAAATATGGAATACCCGTTTTGGCAGTTACTGCAGTCGGAAAGGAAATGGCAAGAGACGCTAGGTATTTGGGACTAGCATGCAGGATTGCAGCCGAGTTGGGAGCTCATATCATAAAAACGTACCATTGTGTAGATTTCAGAAAAGTAGTTGACGGGTGCCCTGTCCCTGTAATTATAGCTGGAGGAAAGAAATTGGCAGAAAGAGATGCATTACAGCTAACCTATAATGCCATCACCGACGGTGCTTCTGGGGTAGACATGGGCAGAAACATATGGCAGTCAGACAATCCAGTAGCGATGATAAAGGCGGTAAGGAAGATAGTGCATGAAAATTTTACAGCCCAGCAAGCGTATGATCATTATTTGGACCTTATTGGTTTAAAAAACACAATTAGAAAAGGTACTTCAGCGAGGACTTGATCTATCATTCATCCATGCATTCATTTTTTTAAATACAATATCAGCAGCCAGCAAACTTTTAACTTTATGATGATGAGATTTCATTGAGATAAGGTTTTCACCACAAGACAAGGTTTTTTTAAAAAAAATTTATAAATTAATCCGCGCTATATTTATTGATGAACTCAAGTGAAACAATAAAACGCACGTTGACGTGTAACAGAATTAGTTATATTAAACGAAGATTCCTACTATAATATTGAGTTCTACAAATTGGAGTTGTTTTAATTATGGTTGAGATGTCTGGTGCTTCAGCCTTAATGGCTGCATTAGAAAAAGAGAAAGTCGAATACATATTTGGACTTCCAGGTGGAGCTAATCTCCCAATTTATGATGCTCTCGTTGATTCCAAAATAAGACATATACTGGTTCGGCATGAGCAGTCGGCAGCTCATATGGCTGATGGATATGCAAGAATAAAAAGGAAAGCAGGAGTATGCTTTGCTACTTCTGGCCCAGGTGCGACGAATTTGGTGACAGGAATAGCGACTGCTTATGCTGATTCTTCTCCAATTATTGCTGTAACGGGGCAAGTTGCTTTGCCAATGATAGGTAAAGATGCCTTTCAAGAAACTGATATAATTGGAGTAACAAACCCAATTACAAAGTACGCTTTCCAACCTCGTAAAGCCACTGAGATACCAGAAATGGTAAAAAAATCATTTTATATTGCAGAAAGTGGAAGGCCTGGGCCTGTGCTTTTGGATATTCCTAAAGATGTGCAACAAGAGGTAGCCAATATGGAATTTCCTGATTATATCAAGGTAAGAGGCTATAATCCTGTAGTTGATGCAGATTTATCAGAGATCAATAAAGCTTGTGAACTGTTACTTAAAGCAGAAAAACCAATAATAATGGCTGGAGGAGGAGTAATACTTTCAGGTGCATTCTCTGAATTGCAGGCGTTGGCTGAATTACTATCTATTCCGGTGGTAACAACATTTAAGGGAAAAGGAGCCTTTCCCGAGAATCATCAGTTGGCTTTGGGACCCATAGGAATGCACGGACACGCAGAAGCAAACAAAATGGTATTAGAAGCTGACTGCATAGTGGCCATTGGAGCGAGATTCTCTGACAGGACTGTGGGGAGGTTTGACGAATTTGGAAAGGATATTAATGTTATCCATTTTGATGTTGACCCAGCAGAGATAGGAAAAAATAAATCAGTAAATGCTGCTGTTATAGGAGATGTCAAATCCTCTCTGAGATCACTTATTAAGCTTATTCCCAAGAATTTTAAGAGAAATGAAGAAATATCAAAGTTGTGGTTGGCAAGAAAAAGAGAATTGGTAACCTATTATGAGGATAGTATCAAAGATTATTCTCGAGAAATTACTGCCAAAAAATCATTAAAGAAATTGCGCGAAATACTTCCTCCTGAAGGTATCGTTACTACCGAAGTCGGTCAATGCCAAATGTGGGCATCGCTTCATTTTGATGTGATAACACCTGGAACCTTTTTTAGTTCAACGGGCCTAGGAACAATGGGATTTGGTTTTCCAGCTTCCATAGGTGCAAAGGCAGCAAAAAGTAGTGTTCCAGTTGTAGATATAGCAGGCGATGGATCATTTAGCATGACAGAAAACTCTCTTGCCGTTTCGGTTTTAGAAAACTTGCCTGTTATCGTATTCTTACTCAACAATCAAATGCTTGGAATGGTTGCTCAATGGCAAAGAACTTTCTATAACAGACGATATAGCGGAGTCCATCAAAAGAATTGCCCGGATTATTGTAAACTTGCTGAATCGTACGGAGCACAGGCATTCAGAGTTGGGTCAATGGATGAACTTGAAAAGGCATTAAAAAATTCGATAAAATCAGATGTTGCTACTGTTATTGATATACCAATCGATCCGGATGAAGATGTTTATCCATTTGTCGCACCAGGAACCGGCCTTAAGGACATGATTATTGGAGCGTGAAAGAAAATGATAGACAAAAAATCAATTTTTGATGAAGACCCAAATAAGATGTATATTCTTTCAGTAATTGTAGAAAATAAACCTGGTGTTTTATTTAGAGTCACCAATCTTTTCAGATCAAGGAATTTCAATATAGAAAGCATAACGGTAGGATTAACCGAAAAACCAGACCTTTCTCGAATGACAATTACTACTGTATCAGATGTAAAGACTTTAGAACAACTTGTAAAACAGTTGCGAAAGTTGATTGATGTTATTCAGATAAATGTATTAAATAAAGAGAATGCTGTGTACCGGGAATTAGCCTTAATCAAGTTGAATGCCAAGGATCCAACTACAAGAATCGAGATAGCAAATTTCGCCTCAATATACAGAGGAAATATAACGGACATAAGTAATGAAACTATTACAGTAGAAATAATCGGTACTCCTGACAAGATAGATGCGTTTAAGAATTTGGTTTCAAGTTATGGTATCATTCAGTTAGCCCGTACGGGTGTATCCGCTTTACCGCGAGGAGCAGTAGACGATGACCTTTAGTAACACGATCAGGATTTTTGATACTACATTAAGGGACGGAGAGCAGACGCCTGGTGTTACTGTTTCACCAGATCAAAAGCTTGAAATAGCTATGAAATTAGATGAATTGGGGGTAGATACTATAGAGGCAGGTTTCCCCGTTGTATCACCTGGTGAGATGCAGGCAATTAAAAAAATAGTGAAACAAGGCCTCCGAGCCGAAGTATGTGGACTGGCCCGTACTACAAAAAACGACATAGACACAGCGTTAATTAGTGATTTGAAGTATATTCATACATTCATAGCGACCTCCGATATTCACATGCAATACAAGCTTAAGATGAGCAGAGAACAGGTTTTGGAAAAAGCCCTCTTTGCAGTGGAGTACGCAAAAAAGCATGGGATGATAGTAGAATTTTCGGCAGAGGATGCTACAAGAAGCGACAGAGCTTTCTTAAACAAAATTTTTAAGGCAGTTGCAGAAGCCGGGGCTGATAGAATAGATATCCCAGATACTGTCGGTTACAGTACTCCACAATACATGTCAAAATTAGTAACGGATGTGATAAACTCTACAGGTCTACCAGTGAGCGTTCACTGTCACAACGATTTCGGATTAGCCGTTGCAAACTCTATCGCAGGATTTCAGGCTGGCGCCAAGTGTGCACATGTAACTATCAACGGACTAGGAGAGAGAGCAGGCAATGCATCCCTAGAGGAACTTGTAATGGCATGTCAATGTCTTTACAAATTAAAACACAACATAAAAACAGAACTCTTGTATGAAGTATCTAAATTCGTATCTAGTGCAATGGGAATCATTGTACAACCAAATAAGGCAATTATCGGCGAGAATGCATTTGGTCATGAATCTGGAATTCATACTCACGGTATCATCAATAATCCCTTAACATATGAACCAATTAGTCCAGAACTTGTTGGAAGAAAACGTTGGATGCAAGCTGGAAAACATGCCGGTGCGCATGGTATAAAAGCAATACTGGATGAATTTGGAATTAGTACTAACGAGGCTCAATTAAAAGAGATTGTAGAAAAACAAAAGGTAATTGCAGACGCTGGTAAATCGATAACAACTTCCGACCTTTTGTCACTGGCTTCGGAGGTGATTAAAAATAAGCGGTTTGACGAGAGTTTTAAGTTAAATGACTTCCATATTGTTACTGGATTGAACATCATTCCTACCGCAGTAGTAAAGCTGAATATTCATGATAAAGATTTTATAGCTTCTGAAACCGGCGTTGGTCCCGTTGATGCAGCATTGAAGGCGATTCAAACCATAGCTCATGGAATAGCAAATATCAAGATAAGAGAATACAAGCTTGATTCTATCACTGGTGGCTCTGATGCGCTTGCTGAGGTTTCCGTTAAAGTAGAGGACAAGGAAGGCAATATAATTTCAGCCAGAAAATCTGGCGAAGACATTGTAGTAACATCAGTTCAAGCAATGATTGATGCTATCAACAAGACAATGCTTAAAAAATTGATAGAAAAAAATAACTAGGCAAAGTAATTAATAGGAATTTAGATCTTTGAGGTAAATCTTTGATGGCCACTTACAATATTTCACTATTAGTAGGAGACGGCATAGGTCCCGAACTGTCTACTTGTGCTGAAGAAATCCTACAATATATTCATGACAACTCGAATAGATTGAAATTCAATATTACAAAAGTAGAAGCAGGAGACAATGCCAAACAAAAATATGGAAAGGCGTTACCAAATGAAGCGTTTGACAAGATAAAAAATTCTCAAGCATGTCTAAAATCCCCAGTCGGAGAATCGGCTGCTGACGTTGTATTAGTATTAAGAAGATATTTTGATCTTTATGCAAATGTAAGGCCTTCTAAAAATTACGCCAATATTCCATCCATTTCAAGCAATGTGGACATGGTCACCGTTAGAGAGAACACTGAGGATTTGTACCTTGGTTGGGAATTCTTTTCTGATGATGATACAGTAATATCACTCCGCAAAATTAGCAAGGTTGCTTCAAGAAGAATTGCAGAATACGCTTTTAAAATAGCAAATTCCAGAAAAGGCAAGAAGGTAACGATAGTTCACAAATCAAATGTTTTAAGATTAAGTGACAGATTGTTCATTGACATGTCCAAAGAAATTGCCAAAAAATATCCAAATATAGAATTTGAGGAGATGTATGTAGATGCATGCTCAATGGAGCTCATAAGAGATCCAAATAGATTTGACACGATTCTAACCTCAAATCTATTTGGTGATATAATATCAGATGAAGCTGCACAGGTAACAGGAAGTATTGGCCTTGCTCCAGCCGCAAATGTCGGCAAAGACTTTGCAATGTTTGAACCAGTACATGGTGCTGCATTTGATATAGCAGGTAAGAACGTTGCCAATCCAACTTCATTCATTTTGGCAATAAAAATGATGTTTGACTGGCTTGGCGAAAAATGTGATGATAACGACCTGAAATTGCAATCAATCAAGTTTGAGAATTCGATCGACGAAATGTTTACTAAAAATATAAAGACGAAAGATATTGGCGGCACACTTTCAACTGCCGAGTTTAATCAAAGTTTCTTGAAGATCCTAAAAGACAAAGGAATTGACTAGGCATCATCACTTGTAATTTTATTTTCATTATCGATCAGCTCCAAGAGATTTTTTAAAATCCTTGCTGTAGCACCCCATATCAAGTGACCCCCTACTAAGAATCTGTACATTTGATAGTTCGAGCTTGAATGTTCATTATCTAATTCTACTGATTGTATCAATTTTTCCAAAGGTATCTCAATGATTTCTTCAACCTCTTCATTTGGTATAAATTTATCTTGTTTGCTTGTCATAATCACAACAAATGGAAAAATCAATATCTTTGTTGTATAGGTATTAGTTGGGGTGAGGCATCCCAATACATTCTCTTTACTGACCAGTAGACCTATTTCTTCATAAGTCTCTCTTATGGCTGTATCCAATAAAGAATTATCGCAAGCAGCAATTCTGCCTCCAGGAAAAGATATTTCTCCTGCATGATTTCTTAATTTAGAACTCCTCTTAGTGAAAATAACAACCGGAATGTTCATCTGATCATAATAAACTATTACCAAAACACTTGAAGTCTCATCTTTACTTGTTCCAAATTTCTCAGGCAAATTGAATGCACATCTATCCCTAGGCATGGGTATTTTTCTATGTACTAGTTCACAAAATTTTTTTTCTGACAGCAAGCACCTGATCATAAATTGAATCAAAGATTTTATAAAACTTTTTTTACGTAAGGTAACTCAGTATCTTAAACGACTATATGAACATAATCTATGAATTAAATCCCCCAAAAATCCTTCATGGTGAAAGTATAAATCTAGTTACACTAAGAAATGAAGTAGAGAAATTTCTGTCCAGAGCGTCCATCGTATTGGGGATTACAAGTCATGTGCATCTGACAGATTCTGTCTTAGGCATGCCAAGATTGTCTAGTATTACTGCGGCACAATTGATATCAAAAGAAATCGAAAAGCATACAATTAATTTGACTTGTAGTATGAGAACAAGAGACAGAAATATGAATTCAATAATCCAGTCGGTCGCCGATTCTATAATACTAAAAATCAAAGGGTTATTATTCATACAAGGAGACAAACCGAATTATGGTTCATGGGATATTAGTTCATGCTCGCCAAAACCTACAGAAGTAATCAGAACCCTGAATTCTTTAGGATTTGGAAATTTGATTAATTTAGATTTATCAATACCTAATAACATATCAAACATTAGTAACTTTCAAAAAAAGGTAAGATCAAAACCAAGCAGATTGTTCACTCAATCGGTCGGCTCGATTGAAGAAATCAGAAAGTTAAAGGCATTGCTTGAAACCGAATGCAATCAAGTCGAAGATAATAATACTGGAAAAGGTATCAGGAACGGCATCAACCTCATACCATGTATCATGGTACCTTCACCAAAAAATCAAAAGGCTGCAAATATGATAGGATTAGACTGGAGTTTATATGAGCACAATTTTTTTGAATTCATCGAACAGATAAGAGACCTGGGGATTACCGAAATATTATTGACATCTCCAAACAGTTTTGACGAAGGGGTAGAAGTCCTTAAAAAAATTTTAAATTAAACTTCTTTCTCTACGCTACAGGCTCTTCTTGTAAGGAGTTATTTCACTTTTTAATTCATCTAAAACCAGGCGGTTGTATTCAAAGAGATTTGAATCTTCTGTCAAACGTGGTCTTCTATAATCTATTGTTATTTCTTTTTTAACCTTAGCAGGTCGCTTGGTAAAAACGACGACTTTATCACCAAGGCAAATAGATTCTGAAATATTATGAGTTACAAAAACAATTGTCTTCCTAGTTTTAGCCCAAATTAATTGAAGTTCAACAAGCAATAGATCCCTAGTTTGAGAATCAAGAGCAGCAAAAGGCTCGTCCATCAATAAGACATCTGGATCCATTACCAAAGCTCTCGCAATTGCCACTCTCTGTTTCATACCCCCTGATAACTGATAAGTATATGACTTTGAAAATTTACTGAGATCCATCATCTCTAAATAGTGCATAGCTATCTGGTTTCTCTTTTCTTTTTCTACTCCCACCATTTTTAAACCGAATTCTACGTTGTCTATAACACTTAGCCATGGAAACAAAGCATTTTCCTGAAATACCATTATACGGTCTGGACCCGTGCCAGAAACAGGTCTTCCATTTAATATTAATTCCCCTTCGGTCGGCTTATCCAAGCCTGCGATAATATTTAGCAGAGTTGATTTACCGCATCCGGAAGGTCCCACAAAGCATACAAACTGCCCCTCTTCAATTGAAAGGTTAACATTATCTACAGCCAAAACTCTCTTTTTTTCTCCTGCAGAGGAATTTACTGCAAAAGCTTTTGTAATATTTTTCAATTCCAGCTTGCTCAATGAAATTAAATTATATTGACATTTCATCAATATAATTTAAAGGAAAAAAGCCCAACGAAGATCTAATAGAGTAGCGTTACATTGACTGCCAAAGGACCGCCTTCTTTCAACCTCAT
Coding sequences:
- a CDS encoding ABC transporter ATP-binding protein yields the protein MSKLELKNITKAFAVNSSAGEKKRVLAVDNVNLSIEEGQFVCFVGPSGCGKSTLLNIIAGLDKPTEGELILNGRPVSGTGPDRIMVFQENALFPWLSVIDNVEFGLKMVGVEKEKRNQIAMHYLEMMDLSKFSKSYTYQLSGGMKQRVAIARALVMDPDVLLMDEPFAALDSQTRDLLLVELQLIWAKTRKTIVFVTHNISESICLGDKVVVFTKRPAKVKKEITIDYRRPRLTEDSNLFEYNRLVLDELKSEITPYKKSL
- a CDS encoding 2-isopropylmalate synthase gives rise to the protein MTFSNTIRIFDTTLRDGEQTPGVTVSPDQKLEIAMKLDELGVDTIEAGFPVVSPGEMQAIKKIVKQGLRAEVCGLARTTKNDIDTALISDLKYIHTFIATSDIHMQYKLKMSREQVLEKALFAVEYAKKHGMIVEFSAEDATRSDRAFLNKIFKAVAEAGADRIDIPDTVGYSTPQYMSKLVTDVINSTGLPVSVHCHNDFGLAVANSIAGFQAGAKCAHVTINGLGERAGNASLEELVMACQCLYKLKHNIKTELLYEVSKFVSSAMGIIVQPNKAIIGENAFGHESGIHTHGIINNPLTYEPISPELVGRKRWMQAGKHAGAHGIKAILDEFGISTNEAQLKEIVEKQKVIADAGKSITTSDLLSLASEVIKNKRFDESFKLNDFHIVTGLNIIPTAVVKLNIHDKDFIASETGVGPVDAALKAIQTIAHGIANIKIREYKLDSITGGSDALAEVSVKVEDKEGNIISARKSGEDIVVTSVQAMIDAINKTMLKKLIEKNN
- a CDS encoding isocitrate/isopropylmalate dehydrogenase family protein; the encoded protein is MATYNISLLVGDGIGPELSTCAEEILQYIHDNSNRLKFNITKVEAGDNAKQKYGKALPNEAFDKIKNSQACLKSPVGESAADVVLVLRRYFDLYANVRPSKNYANIPSISSNVDMVTVRENTEDLYLGWEFFSDDDTVISLRKISKVASRRIAEYAFKIANSRKGKKVTIVHKSNVLRLSDRLFIDMSKEIAKKYPNIEFEEMYVDACSMELIRDPNRFDTILTSNLFGDIISDEAAQVTGSIGLAPAANVGKDFAMFEPVHGAAFDIAGKNVANPTSFILAIKMMFDWLGEKCDDNDLKLQSIKFENSIDEMFTKNIKTKDIGGTLSTAEFNQSFLKILKDKGID
- a CDS encoding NUDIX hydrolase, which codes for MLSEKKFCELVHRKIPMPRDRCAFNLPEKFGTSKDETSSVLVIVYYDQMNIPVVIFTKRSSKLRNHAGEISFPGGRIAACDNSLLDTAIRETYEEIGLLVSKENVLGCLTPTNTYTTKILIFPFVVIMTSKQDKFIPNEEVEEIIEIPLEKLIQSVELDNEHSSSNYQMYRFLVGGHLIWGATARILKNLLELIDNENKITSDDA